Proteins encoded by one window of Tistrella bauzanensis:
- a CDS encoding alpha/beta fold hydrolase, which yields PSGPRSLNRTPDRLGIPYESGLTRFGITADGAIDVMGHDIGTWIGYAYAAEWPEDVKRLAVFDAALPGITPPAPPGIPSPEANARTWHFAFNRLDDLPEILLQGRERAFLTWLFQAKAVRPWTITPADLDEYVRINSGPGATRAALAYYRQNLSPEDLAQGRARAARKLVIPVLAFGADAGVGGALIDTMRLVATDVRGGVFAGCGHYIPEEAPRAVADQILGFMRR from the coding sequence TCCCTCAGGTCCGCGATCATTGAATCGAACTCCTGACCGTTTGGGAATCCCCTATGAGTCAGGACTCACGAGATTTGGTATAACGGCCGATGGCGCCATCGATGTCATGGGCCACGATATCGGGACGTGGATCGGCTATGCCTATGCTGCCGAATGGCCGGAGGACGTGAAGCGCCTTGCGGTCTTCGATGCGGCACTGCCCGGCATCACCCCGCCGGCGCCGCCCGGCATTCCCTCGCCGGAGGCGAACGCCAGAACCTGGCACTTCGCCTTCAACCGGCTCGACGATCTGCCCGAAATCCTGTTGCAGGGGCGCGAGCGCGCATTCCTGACCTGGCTGTTCCAGGCCAAGGCGGTCCGGCCCTGGACGATCACCCCGGCCGACCTCGATGAATATGTGCGGATCAATTCCGGCCCTGGCGCAACGCGCGCCGCTCTTGCTTATTACCGGCAGAACCTGAGCCCTGAAGACCTCGCGCAAGGCAGAGCGCGGGCCGCTCGAAAGCTTGTCATCCCGGTGCTCGCCTTCGGGGCGGATGCCGGTGTGGGAGGGGCGCTGATCGACACGATGCGCCTTGTGGCGACGGATGTCCGCGGCGGCGTCTTTGCAGGATGCGGACATTATATCCCCGAGGAGGCGCCGCGCGCCGTTGCAGACCAGATCCTCGGCTTCATGCGCAGATGA